From the genome of Rathayibacter sp. VKM Ac-2804:
ACCGGAGCGGTCAGGCGAGCGCCTCCGCGCAGGAGCGCAGCAGGGCGTGCAGCTCCCGGATCCGAGCCCCGTCGAGCCCCGTCAGCATGCGCTCCTCGACCGCCCGGACGGCCGCGCTCGCCTCGCCGAGCAGTTCCTCGCCGGACGCCGTGAGGCGCGTCGGCAGCGCCCGCCCGCTCGGCGCCGTCTCCGCGCGGATCAGGTGGCCGTCGCGCTCCAGCGACTGCAGCAGGACGTTCATCGACTGGCGTGTCACGAAGGCGCCGCGCGCGAGCTCCGAGCCGGACAGGCCCGGCCGGTGCGCCAGCAGCTCGAGGCAGGAGTAGGCGGTGACCGTGATCCCGAGCGGCCGCAGCGCCGCCTCCATCGCGACGCGCAGGGCGCTGGACGCCTCCTTCAGCACGTAGCCGACGGAGGTGTCCAGCTCGATCCGCGCGGTGCTCTCGCCGTCGTGACTCATGTCAGTAGTCTGACATACGCTCGATGTAAGGAAACTGACACGCACCACCGACGGAAGGCATTCCCATGACGATCACCGGCCCCGACTTCCTCTCCCTCCAGGTCCGCGACCTCGAGCGCTCCGCCGAGTTCTACGAGACCCGCCTCGGCCTCTCCCGCCGCCCCGGCCCGCCGCACGCCGTCGTCTTCGACACCAAGCCGATCCCCTTCGCCATCCGCGACCTGATGCCGGGCACCGAGCTCCCCGCCGAGCCCGGCCGCGGCGTCGCCCTCTGGCTGCACGCCACCGAGGTCGCCGCCCTGCACGACGACCTCGCCGCCGCCGGCGTCCCGATCACGTCGGCCCCCGCCGAGGGCCCCTTCGGCCTGACCTTCACCTTCGCCGACCCGGACGGCTACCTGATCACCCTCCACGACCGCGCCTGACGCGCCTGCGACTGCGAGACGCTAGGCGTCCGCGCCCGCCGGCTGCCAGAGCTGGAGGCGGTTGCCCTCGGGGTCGTGCAGGTCGGCGAATCGGCCGTTCGGGTAGGTCTCGGGATCGATCTCGACGGTGATGCCCGCGGCGCGGAGCTGGGCGACGAGCGCGTCGAGCGAGTGCACGCGGAGGTTCAGGGTCCAGCCGGCGGGGCCGAGCGGCTCGGAGCCGGCCGGCATCGGGGCGAGGACGGTGGTGCCGGCGTCCTGGCGCCACGAGGGGGCTCCGTACTCCATCGGCACCTCGTCGATGCCGAGGTGCTCGGCGTACCAGCGCGCCAGCGCCTCCGGGTCGCGCGCGGCGAAGAAGAAGCCGCCGATGCCCGTGACCCTCTCGCGCGACACGATCAGTACCGGCCGCTCGTGAAGACCAGCAGGGCGATCAGGCCCGCGAGCGTCGCAGCGACGCCGGAGCCGAGGCGCCACCACATCCAGCGGTCGCGCTTGGGGCCGCGCATCGGTCGGCGCAGCCCGTGCCTGCCGGAGTAGCCGCCGTGGTTCGGAGTGAAGACCATGAGGACCAGCCTGCACCACCCCCCCTCGAAGAGGCGCTGCCTCAGGCGCTCCACTCGCTGTCGTCGCGCCAGGGGGCGAGGTCGACCTCGTTGCCCTCGGGGTCGGCGAGGGTCCACCACTCCGGAGCGTTCTCCTCGTTCACGACGCGGCCGCCGGCGGCGAGGGCCGCGGCGAGGCGGGCCTCGATCGCGTCGCGGGGCAGGTAGAGGTCGAGGTGGATCGTGTTGCGCTCCGCCCGCGGCTGCTCGATCCGCTGGATCCAGAGATTCGGGCCGAGAGCGCGCGGGTCGGCGAGGTCGGCGTCCTCGACGGGGGAGTAGCCGAGCACGGCCCGCCAGAAGGCGCGCACCGCGGCGACGTCGACGGCGTCGATCGCGATCTGCAGGCTCTGCACCGCGGCCGGCTCGGCGGCGAGGCCGAGCGCGCGGGCGGCGGCGGAGATCTCGCGCGCCAGGCCGAGGTCGCGCTCGCTGATGTCGCCGACGTCGTGGCTGATGAGGCGCACCCCGACGCCGCCGCAGCGCAGATCGACGTCGGGGTGGTGGCCGGCCTCCTCGGCGAGGGCGGCGATCGCGGCGATGAGGGCGGCCCCCGCGGCGAAGGAGCCGGCCCCGCGATCGCCGGTGCGGAAGTAGGCGCGGGCGCCGTCGCCGACGACCCGCCAGTCGGCGGTGCCGGGGGCGGAGCGGAAGTCGCGCGGGGAGATCGCATCGGTCATGCGGCAGTTGTACTCCCCTCCCGCCCGGCTGCCCAGGCCCTCCGCCGCCCAGGCCTGTCCGATGCCCGCTCGCTACGGTGGACCCACGACCGATCGGGTCGACGAGTGTGAGGAGCGAGCATGGCGCAGCAGAAGAAGTCGGATTCGAAGAAGTCGTCGCAGAAGAAGGACGACAAGGCGGCGCAGAAGCGCGCGAAGAAGGCCCTGGCGAAGGCCGAGAAGTCGGTGCGCGCGGCCCACGACGCCGTCCGCGACTCCAGCAAGAAGCTGCGCAAGAAGGCCCGCAAGCTCGCGGAGCAGACCGACAAGCTGAAGCGCCGGCAGGAGAAGGCCGCGAAGAAGGCGGCCCAGGCCGAGAAGCGCAGCACGCCCACCGCGCCCAAGCACGTCGTCGAGCGCGAGCACGTCGCCGTCGGCGCGGCCGACCCGTCGGTCACGCCCGACCTCACGCTGCCGCTGCCCAGCGCGCCGCACGAGGACCAGGACCAGGACCAGGACCAGGCTCCGGAGGAGCAGCCCGCCCCCGACGCCGACCCCGAGCACGTGCCGGATCTCACGCCGCCGCTGCCGCACTCCTCGAACTGAGCGAACCCCGCGGGACGCCCCTACCCTGAGATTCTGCACAGGGTAGCCCGGCGCGCCGCTCGGAGAGGTGAACAGCCGGTGAACGCCCCGGCGATCGCTTCCGAGCGGCCCGTGCGGGCGGGAGGATCTCCTCCGTGGATCCCTTCATCCTTCTCGCGCTCGTCATCGTCACCGCCCTGGCGTTCGACTTCACCAACGGCTTCCACGACACGGCGAACGCGATGGCCACGTCCATCGCGACCGGCGCGTTGAAGCCGAAGGTGGCCGTCACCCTCTCCGCCGTCCTCAACCTGGTCGGCGCGTTCCTCAGCATCGAGGTGGCGCTGACCGTCACCAACGCGGTCGTCAAGATCCAGGACTCCAGTGGCGCGCCCGATCCGGCGCTGCTCGAGGGCGGCGGTTCGGCGCTGCTGCTGATCGTGCTCGCCGGCCTGATCGGCGGCATCGTCTGGAACCTGCTCACCTGGCTGCTCGGCCTGCCCTCGAGCTCGTCGCACGCGCTCTTCGGCGGCCTGATCGGCTCGGCGCTCGCCGGCCTCGGCCTCAACGGCGTCAACTGGGCGGGCGACGGCTCGAAGCTCGACGGCGTCGTCGGCAAGGTGATCCTGCCCGCGCTGATGTCCCCGGTGCTCGCCGGCGCGGTCGCCGCGATCGGCACCTGGCTCGTCTTCCGCGTGATCGGCAACCTGGCCGACCGCCGCATCCACCGCGGCTTCCGGATCGGCCAGATCGGCAGCGCCTCGCTCGTCTCGCTCGCGCACGGCACCAACGACGCGCAGAAGACCATGGGCGTCATCACCCTCGCGCTGATCGCGGCCGGTGGCTGGAGCGACACCGAGTCGGTGCCGTTCTGGGTCAAGCTCAGCTGCGCGCTCGCCATCTCGCTCGGCACCTACATCGGCGGCTGGCGGATCATCCGCACCGTCGGCAAGGGCCTCGTCGAGATCGACACCCCGCAGGGCATGGCCGCCGAGAGCGCCTCCGCCGCGGTCATCCTCGCCTCCAGCCACCTCGGCTTCGCCCTCTCGACCACGCACGTCGCGACCGGCTCGATCCTCGGCTCCGGCGTCGGCCGGCCCGGCGCGCAGGTCCGCTGGCGCGTCGCTCTCCGGATGGTGATCGCCTGGGTGATCACGCTCCCCGCCGCCGCCCTGATGGGCGCCGTGATGTGGTGGATCGGCCACCTGGTCGGCGGGGCCGCGGGCGGCATCCTGATGACCGCCGTGCTCGTCGCCGTCGCCGTCTTCATCTACGTCCGCTCGCGCCGCGACAGCATCGGCGCCCACAACGTCAACGACGAGTGGTCGGACGCGGGCACCGCGGCCAAGCAGACCGCCGGCGTCTAGCCCACCACCGACTCGGAAGGACCGATCCGTGCTCTCCCTCTTCTTCAGCGCCGCCGGCCAGGTGGCGGTCGTCGCCCTGATCCTCGGGGCCGGTCTGCCGGTGCTCTTCGCCGTCGGCGTCCGCTCGTTCGCCCTCGCCGACGGATCCACCGGCACGGCACCGGCCCCCGGCGGCCTGCCCGCGCCGCTGCTCCGCGCGCTCGGCGTGCTCTGCTTCGTGCTCGTGGTGGGCGCCGTGGCCGTCGGCCTCAGCGTCATCATCGCCACGGGCCTCGGCCAGGCCGTGAGCTTCGAGCACGTCTTCCCGACGTTCGTCCCCAAGGGCTGAGCATGGCGGCGACCGACCCGGCAGCGCCCGACTCCGCTCCCGCGGACGGCGTCGTGGCGCGGGTGGTCAGCTGGCTCCGGGCGGGCTACCCCTCCGGGGTGCCCGAGACCGACTACGTGCCGCTGCTCGGCCTCCTCCAGCGCAGCCTGACCCGCGACGAGCTGGAGCAGGTCGTCCGGCAGCTGCTCTCCGACGCCGTGCGCGCCGACGCCGCGGGCGAGGAGTTCTCGGCGGCCCGGATGCGCGCCCGCATCGAGGAGACGCTGCTCGGGCCCGCGCTGCCCGAGGACCTCGTCCGGGTCTCGGCCCGGCTCGCGAGCGCGGGCTGGCCGCTGGCCCGCCCGGAGGAGCTCGCGGAGCCGGAGCGCCCGGCCTCCGAGCGCGCGGGACTCGTCACCCGCGTCGTCCGCTGGCTGCGCGCAGGCTACCCCTCGGGGCTGCCCGAGCAGGACTTCGTGCCGCTGCTCGCGCTGCTGCGCCGCCGGCTCTCCGACGAGGAGGTCGCGGAGGTCGCGGCCCGCCTCGCCGCGGAGGGCGGGCTGGCCACGAGCCGCGTCGACGTCGGCACGGCGATCGCCGGGGTCACCTCGGAGCTGCCGTCCGACGCGGACATCGAGCGGGTCCGGCTCTCGCTGGCCGAGCACGGCTGGCCGGAGGAGCTCGCGAGCTGAGCGGCCCGGTGCAGGCCCCTCAGGCCAGCAGCACGCGGTGCGGGTAGGGGTCGTGGCTGAAGCAGAGGATGATCCCCGCGGCCTCGAGGCGCTCCAGCTCGAGCGACGTGCGGTGGTGCGCCTCCGCGTGGTGGCTGATCAGCCGGGGGAGGAAGCGCAGCCGGTCGGACCAGGTCAGGAACTCGCGGCCCCAGGCCGCGTCGCCGGCCAGCAGCACGCGGCCCTCGACCAGAGCGCCGAGGTGGCCGCTCGCGTGCCCGGGCAGCGGGGCGATCACGAAGCGGCCGTCGCCGAAGAGGTCGTAGCCGGCGACGCCGCTGGGAGTCGTCGCCACCGGCTGGTCGTCGACGAGCGTCGCCGTGTCCGCC
Proteins encoded in this window:
- a CDS encoding DUF3349 domain-containing protein; amino-acid sequence: MAATDPAAPDSAPADGVVARVVSWLRAGYPSGVPETDYVPLLGLLQRSLTRDELEQVVRQLLSDAVRADAAGEEFSAARMRARIEETLLGPALPEDLVRVSARLASAGWPLARPEELAEPERPASERAGLVTRVVRWLRAGYPSGLPEQDFVPLLALLRRRLSDEEVAEVAARLAAEGGLATSRVDVGTAIAGVTSELPSDADIERVRLSLAEHGWPEELAS
- a CDS encoding MarR family transcriptional regulator, with protein sequence MSHDGESTARIELDTSVGYVLKEASSALRVAMEAALRPLGITVTAYSCLELLAHRPGLSGSELARGAFVTRQSMNVLLQSLERDGHLIRAETAPSGRALPTRLTASGEELLGEASAAVRAVEERMLTGLDGARIRELHALLRSCAEALA
- a CDS encoding inorganic phosphate transporter, whose product is MDPFILLALVIVTALAFDFTNGFHDTANAMATSIATGALKPKVAVTLSAVLNLVGAFLSIEVALTVTNAVVKIQDSSGAPDPALLEGGGSALLLIVLAGLIGGIVWNLLTWLLGLPSSSSHALFGGLIGSALAGLGLNGVNWAGDGSKLDGVVGKVILPALMSPVLAGAVAAIGTWLVFRVIGNLADRRIHRGFRIGQIGSASLVSLAHGTNDAQKTMGVITLALIAAGGWSDTESVPFWVKLSCALAISLGTYIGGWRIIRTVGKGLVEIDTPQGMAAESASAAVILASSHLGFALSTTHVATGSILGSGVGRPGAQVRWRVALRMVIAWVITLPAAALMGAVMWWIGHLVGGAAGGILMTAVLVAVAVFIYVRSRRDSIGAHNVNDEWSDAGTAAKQTAGV
- a CDS encoding VOC family protein; amino-acid sequence: MTITGPDFLSLQVRDLERSAEFYETRLGLSRRPGPPHAVVFDTKPIPFAIRDLMPGTELPAEPGRGVALWLHATEVAALHDDLAAAGVPITSAPAEGPFGLTFTFADPDGYLITLHDRA
- a CDS encoding VOC family protein, giving the protein MSRERVTGIGGFFFAARDPEALARWYAEHLGIDEVPMEYGAPSWRQDAGTTVLAPMPAGSEPLGPAGWTLNLRVHSLDALVAQLRAAGITVEIDPETYPNGRFADLHDPEGNRLQLWQPAGADA
- a CDS encoding VOC family protein, whose protein sequence is MTDAISPRDFRSAPGTADWRVVGDGARAYFRTGDRGAGSFAAGAALIAAIAALAEEAGHHPDVDLRCGGVGVRLISHDVGDISERDLGLAREISAAARALGLAAEPAAVQSLQIAIDAVDVAAVRAFWRAVLGYSPVEDADLADPRALGPNLWIQRIEQPRAERNTIHLDLYLPRDAIEARLAAALAAGGRVVNEENAPEWWTLADPEGNEVDLAPWRDDSEWSA